A window from Pseudomonas moraviensis encodes these proteins:
- the lpxC gene encoding UDP-3-O-acyl-N-acetylglucosamine deacetylase, with the protein MIKQRTLKNIIRATGVGLHSGEKVYLTLKPAPVDTGIVFCRADLDPVVQIPARAENVGETTMSTTLINGDVKVDTVEHLLSAMAGLGIDNAYVELSASEVPIMDGSAGPFVFLIQSAGLEEQDAAKKFIRILREVTVEDGDKRATFVPFEGFKVSFEIDFDHPVFRDRTQSASVDFSSTSFVKEVSRARTFGFMSDIEYLRKHNLALGGSVENAIVVDADGVLNEDGLRYEDEFVKHKILDAIGDLYLLGNSLIGEFKGFKSGHALNNQLLRKLIEQTDAWEVVTFEDASTAPISYMRPVAAV; encoded by the coding sequence ATGATTAAACAACGCACACTGAAAAATATTATCCGTGCCACAGGTGTAGGCCTGCACTCCGGTGAGAAGGTCTACCTGACCCTCAAGCCTGCGCCTGTCGACACTGGCATTGTGTTTTGTCGCGCTGACCTCGACCCTGTGGTGCAGATTCCTGCCCGCGCGGAAAACGTCGGTGAAACCACTATGTCGACGACGCTGATCAATGGCGACGTCAAAGTGGACACGGTAGAGCACTTGCTCTCGGCCATGGCTGGCCTGGGCATCGATAACGCCTACGTCGAGCTCTCCGCGTCCGAAGTCCCGATCATGGATGGCAGCGCTGGACCCTTCGTATTCCTGATTCAATCGGCAGGCCTGGAAGAACAGGACGCCGCCAAGAAATTCATCCGCATCCTGCGTGAAGTGACAGTGGAAGACGGCGACAAGCGCGCCACTTTCGTCCCTTTCGAAGGCTTCAAGGTGAGCTTCGAGATCGATTTCGATCACCCGGTATTCCGGGACCGCACCCAAAGTGCAAGCGTGGACTTTTCCAGCACTTCGTTCGTAAAAGAAGTCAGTCGCGCCCGTACCTTTGGTTTCATGAGTGACATCGAGTACCTGCGCAAGCACAACCTCGCACTCGGCGGCAGCGTGGAAAACGCGATCGTGGTCGACGCCGATGGCGTGTTGAACGAAGACGGTCTTCGTTATGAAGACGAATTCGTCAAGCACAAGATCCTCGATGCGATTGGCGACCTGTACCTGCTGGGCAACAGCCTGATTGGTGAGTTCAAAGGCTTCAAGTCCGGTCATGCACTGAACAACCAGCTGCTGCGCAAATTGATTGAGCAGACAGATGCGTGGGAAGTGGTGACGTTCGAAGACGCCAGCACCGCACCGATCTCTTACATGCGCCCTGTAGCGGCTGTGTAA
- the ftsZ gene encoding cell division protein FtsZ yields MFELVDNIPASPVIKVIGVGGGGGNAVNHMVKSNIEGVEFICANTDAQALKNIGARTILQLGTGVTKGLGAGANPEVGRQAALEDRERIAEVLAGTNMVFITTGMGGGTGTGAAPIIAEVAKEMGILTVAVVTRPFPFEGRKRMQIADEGIRMLSESVDSLITIPNEKLLTILGKDASLLSAFAKADDVLAGAVRGISDIIKRPGMINVDFADVRTVMSEMGMAMMGTGCASGPNRAREATEAAIRNPLLEDVNLQGARGILVNITAGPDLSLGEYSDVGSIIEAFASEHAMVKVGTVIDPDMRDELHVTVVATGLGAKIEKPVKVIDNTVHTSMASAQVQQPAPARQEQPAVNYRDLDRPTVMRNQAQAGAAAAAKMNPQDDLDYLDIPAFLRRQAD; encoded by the coding sequence ATGTTCGAACTCGTAGACAACATCCCCGCAAGCCCGGTAATCAAAGTTATCGGTGTCGGCGGTGGCGGCGGCAACGCTGTCAATCACATGGTCAAGAGCAACATCGAAGGCGTTGAGTTCATCTGCGCCAACACCGATGCTCAAGCGCTGAAAAACATCGGCGCGCGGACCATCCTGCAACTGGGCACTGGCGTGACCAAAGGCCTGGGCGCTGGCGCCAATCCCGAAGTCGGCCGTCAAGCCGCTCTGGAAGACCGCGAGCGCATCGCTGAAGTGCTGGCCGGCACCAACATGGTGTTCATCACCACTGGCATGGGCGGCGGTACCGGTACCGGTGCGGCGCCGATCATCGCTGAAGTGGCCAAGGAAATGGGCATCCTGACCGTTGCGGTCGTGACCCGTCCGTTCCCGTTCGAAGGCCGCAAGCGTATGCAGATCGCCGACGAAGGCATCCGCATGCTCTCGGAAAGCGTCGACTCGCTGATCACCATTCCGAACGAAAAACTGCTGACCATCCTCGGCAAGGACGCCAGCCTGCTGTCGGCTTTCGCCAAGGCTGACGATGTACTCGCCGGTGCCGTGCGCGGTATCTCCGACATCATCAAGCGTCCGGGCATGATCAACGTCGACTTCGCCGACGTACGTACCGTGATGAGCGAAATGGGCATGGCGATGATGGGCACTGGCTGCGCCAGCGGTCCGAACCGTGCACGTGAAGCCACCGAGGCAGCAATCCGCAACCCGCTGCTGGAAGACGTCAACCTGCAAGGCGCGCGCGGCATTCTGGTGAACATCACCGCCGGTCCTGACCTGTCCCTGGGTGAGTACTCCGACGTCGGTTCGATCATCGAAGCCTTCGCTTCCGAGCACGCGATGGTCAAGGTCGGTACCGTTATCGATCCGGACATGCGCGACGAGCTGCACGTGACTGTGGTTGCCACCGGTCTGGGCGCGAAGATCGAGAAGCCTGTGAAGGTTATCGACAACACCGTTCACACCTCCATGGCTTCGGCTCAGGTGCAACAACCGGCTCCGGCCCGTCAGGAGCAGCCTGCGGTGAACTACCGTGATCTGGACCGTCCGACCGTCATGCGCAACCAGGCTCAGGCCGGTGCTGCGGCTGCCGCGAAGATGAATCCGCAGGATGACCTGGACTACCTGGACATTCCGGCATTCCTGCGTCGTCAGGCCGATTGA